One genomic region from Jilunia laotingensis encodes:
- a CDS encoding TonB-dependent receptor yields MSNIKHLLFTLIFLSGSLGISAQITLSMKDKPLKEVIRQIEKVSDYRFFYNNDLAGLKKSVSLDAQNSSIDKVLKDLAAQASFSYLVKPNNQVVLSDVLPAQPVKLQDITGHVVDDNGEPVIGANVIVKGTSNGVITDIDGNFTLKNVPLKSQLQISYIGFETKEVLVSSGRTDFKVVLSEDSKLLNEVVVTGFGLAQKKATLTGAIASVGADELSRSSSVNTSGALVSKVAGINYRHTDGRPGSTTTLQIRNMGAPLYVIDGVQTDEGQFNNIDFNDIESISVLKDASASIYGVRAANGVIVVTTKKGTKNSRNTVTLNTYYGWQHVSRMAKPADAVTYVENYIQSETIQNKASRTYSPEDLAKWRQGTEKNYRPFDWYDYIWVTAPQYYVNANVSGGSEKINYYFSVGHTNQESAIRNFGGMKRYNVQMNVESQITDRFKIGMTMNGRIKQLVNPGVPGVDDYEKPRTATYRNLPTRRPFANDNPKYPTMTGTDYTLNFGLLNFENCGKYEDTWRMAQLNLNLEYEIMKGFTIKGLFGYYFANELLNNKERTFHVYGYDEETDTYPIVAERTSAWQERTNAHVEELTSNIQAAYKKKFDAHSLNAIIGFEAIKRDTPKSWLHSVPASNALKLVYFDTMDKYDDTGNNTEARLGWMGRINYDYANKYLIELSARYDGSWKFPPHHRWGFFPSFSAGWRISEEKFWKEARFASVFNDLKVRGSYGLVGDDNLGKDADGNPLYSPFDYMSGYNYNSGGGVIDGSYMVGTSPRNLPVTTLSWIKAKILDVGFDAAFFNNRLSGSFDFFRRIRSGIPATRDDSLLPQEVGFERPRENLGSNVHMGYDFLIRWSDKVRDFTYSVAGNMTYSRFYNWEQYKPKYSNSWDEYRNSKWHRFGDINWAYEADGQFQSWEEIVNWPIDNDQKGNTTLRPGDIKYVDQNGDGVINAMDQRPIGYKEGSTPVLNFGLNVSCAWKGFDLGLDFSGAAMNTWNQTLIQRIPFNNGGNNPQYYMGDTWRLSDIFDADSELIPGKYPTLLVGNNGHSNYWQSAFWKHNVRYLKLRNLEIGYSLPKNMLKRVSIQSLRFYVAGQNLFTITNVPGIDPEITSGNGADYPTMRVINVGLTLKL; encoded by the coding sequence ATGAGTAACATCAAGCATTTATTATTTACTCTTATATTTTTATCCGGTAGTTTGGGCATTTCGGCACAGATTACACTTTCCATGAAAGACAAACCTCTGAAAGAGGTTATACGGCAAATAGAGAAAGTGAGCGATTATCGCTTTTTCTATAACAATGATTTGGCGGGGCTTAAAAAGTCCGTGTCTCTTGACGCACAGAATAGTAGCATTGACAAGGTTTTGAAAGATCTTGCAGCGCAAGCTTCATTTAGCTATTTAGTGAAACCCAATAACCAAGTGGTGCTATCTGATGTTTTACCTGCCCAGCCTGTTAAACTTCAGGATATTACGGGGCATGTTGTTGATGATAATGGAGAACCCGTTATCGGAGCCAATGTGATCGTGAAAGGAACTTCAAACGGTGTGATAACTGATATAGATGGGAATTTTACACTGAAAAATGTTCCGCTAAAGTCTCAGTTGCAAATTTCCTATATCGGTTTTGAAACGAAGGAAGTGCTAGTCTCTTCGGGGAGAACAGACTTTAAAGTGGTGTTGTCCGAAGATTCCAAATTATTGAACGAAGTGGTTGTGACGGGTTTCGGTTTGGCACAGAAGAAAGCTACACTGACAGGTGCTATTGCGTCCGTAGGTGCCGATGAACTTAGCCGTTCTTCTTCTGTAAACACTTCCGGTGCATTGGTCAGCAAGGTGGCAGGTATTAATTACAGGCACACGGATGGCCGACCGGGCTCTACCACTACTTTACAGATACGTAACATGGGGGCTCCCCTTTACGTGATCGATGGTGTGCAGACAGACGAGGGGCAGTTCAATAATATAGATTTTAATGATATCGAATCTATTTCTGTATTGAAGGATGCTTCTGCTTCTATTTATGGGGTGCGTGCAGCTAATGGGGTGATTGTGGTAACGACCAAAAAGGGTACGAAGAATTCCAGAAATACGGTAACGCTCAATACTTATTACGGTTGGCAACATGTCTCCCGTATGGCGAAGCCAGCCGATGCTGTTACCTATGTGGAAAATTACATTCAGTCGGAAACGATTCAAAATAAAGCTTCCCGCACTTACTCCCCGGAGGACTTGGCTAAATGGAGGCAAGGTACGGAGAAGAATTACAGACCTTTCGACTGGTACGATTATATATGGGTGACCGCCCCGCAATACTATGTAAATGCGAATGTTTCCGGTGGCTCAGAGAAGATCAATTATTATTTTAGTGTGGGACATACTAACCAGGAATCAGCCATACGGAACTTTGGCGGAATGAAGCGCTATAATGTCCAAATGAATGTGGAGTCGCAGATTACCGATCGGTTCAAGATAGGTATGACAATGAATGGGCGTATTAAGCAATTGGTGAATCCGGGAGTGCCGGGAGTGGATGATTATGAGAAACCGCGTACGGCTACCTACCGTAATCTGCCTACACGTCGCCCTTTTGCAAATGACAATCCTAAGTATCCTACTATGACCGGAACCGACTATACTTTAAACTTCGGTCTGTTGAACTTCGAAAACTGTGGTAAGTATGAGGATACCTGGCGGATGGCTCAGTTGAACCTGAATCTTGAATATGAAATCATGAAAGGATTTACTATTAAGGGGCTTTTTGGCTATTACTTTGCCAATGAGTTACTGAATAATAAAGAACGTACTTTCCATGTATACGGTTATGACGAAGAAACCGATACCTATCCCATCGTGGCCGAACGAACCAGTGCATGGCAGGAACGCACCAATGCCCATGTGGAAGAGCTTACATCCAATATTCAAGCCGCTTATAAGAAAAAGTTCGATGCACACTCCCTTAATGCGATCATCGGTTTTGAAGCCATTAAGAGAGATACTCCGAAATCTTGGTTGCATTCAGTGCCGGCTTCGAATGCCTTGAAGTTGGTCTATTTTGATACGATGGATAAATATGATGATACGGGAAACAATACGGAAGCCCGTTTGGGATGGATGGGGCGTATCAATTACGATTATGCCAATAAGTACCTGATCGAATTGTCTGCTCGCTATGACGGTTCTTGGAAATTCCCGCCTCATCACCGTTGGGGATTCTTTCCTTCCTTCTCTGCCGGATGGAGAATCTCCGAAGAGAAATTTTGGAAAGAAGCCCGGTTTGCTTCTGTTTTCAATGATTTGAAAGTACGTGGTTCTTATGGTTTGGTGGGTGATGATAATTTAGGGAAAGATGCAGACGGTAATCCGCTGTACAGTCCTTTCGATTACATGTCCGGATATAATTACAACAGTGGCGGTGGGGTAATCGATGGAAGTTACATGGTGGGGACTTCTCCGCGGAATTTGCCGGTAACTACGTTGTCGTGGATTAAAGCAAAAATCCTGGACGTCGGTTTCGATGCGGCCTTCTTTAATAATCGTTTATCCGGTTCGTTCGACTTTTTCCGCCGGATCCGTTCCGGAATTCCGGCTACACGCGATGATTCTTTGCTGCCACAAGAAGTCGGTTTTGAAAGACCAAGAGAGAATCTGGGCTCTAATGTCCACATGGGATACGACTTCTTGATCCGATGGTCTGACAAAGTACGTGATTTTACTTATTCGGTTGCCGGTAATATGACCTATTCGCGTTTCTATAATTGGGAACAATATAAACCGAAATATAGTAATTCCTGGGATGAATACCGTAATTCGAAATGGCATCGTTTCGGAGACATCAACTGGGCTTATGAAGCAGACGGACAATTCCAGAGTTGGGAAGAAATAGTGAACTGGCCGATCGATAATGACCAAAAAGGTAACACTACTTTGCGTCCCGGTGATATCAAGTATGTAGACCAGAATGGTGACGGTGTGATCAATGCGATGGATCAACGGCCTATCGGGTACAAAGAAGGTTCGACACCGGTTCTTAACTTTGGCTTGAATGTTTCATGTGCATGGAAAGGTTTCGATTTGGGACTGGATTTTTCCGGTGCAGCTATGAATACATGGAATCAGACACTTATCCAAAGAATACCATTCAATAATGGTGGTAATAATCCACAATACTATATGGGCGACACTTGGCGGCTCTCGGATATATTTGATGCGGACAGTGAGCTGATCCCCGGTAAGTATCCGACTTTGCTGGTCGGGAATAACGGCCACAGTAATTACTGGCAAAGCGCTTTCTGGAAACATAATGTCCGTTACCTTAAACTGAGAAACCTGGAAATAGGATATTCATTGCCGAAGAACATGTTGAAAAGGGTATCCATCCAAAGCTTGAGATTCTATGTGGCAGGACAGAATTTGTTTACCATTACCAATGTACCGGGTATCGATCCGGAAATAACTTCCGGAAATGGGGCTGATTACCCGACTATGAGAGTGATAAATGTTGGTTTAACGCTTAAATTATAA
- a CDS encoding FecR family protein, with amino-acid sequence MEKDSNIVLFGRFMRGETSVDEERQLMEWLYSSVGRKQLMDYYHSLWLRSDKELSTDVQQRMFAQIKSRIHVAPKENKRQGLSFFRRFLRYAAIVILILGGALGGGVYTSYFGKSKIAKEYLVNTDKGQRANVTLPDGTKVWLNSYTKLSYDADYGEGKRVVSLVGEAFFEVAKDKEHPFIVKTDDMEVEALGTTFNVKAYEDDARIIATLFSGSVRVSAGRYNVILSPNEGAIWRRKSGKLAVRKLDNSNYAKMWRDNELVFSGETLEEIAVILNRMYNVQIVFKSDEIKKFRFTGVICNNSLDNIIELISLTSPITYKTMGDTIELNNR; translated from the coding sequence GTGGAAAAAGACAGCAACATAGTATTATTCGGGCGGTTTATGCGGGGTGAAACTTCCGTGGATGAAGAACGGCAACTGATGGAGTGGTTATACAGTTCTGTCGGTCGTAAGCAACTGATGGATTACTATCATAGCCTATGGTTGAGGTCTGATAAGGAACTATCGACTGACGTTCAGCAACGTATGTTTGCCCAAATTAAAAGCCGCATACATGTTGCTCCTAAGGAGAACAAAAGACAAGGTCTTTCATTTTTCAGACGCTTCTTACGATATGCGGCAATTGTTATTTTGATATTAGGCGGAGCTTTGGGAGGTGGAGTATATACTTCATATTTCGGAAAGTCCAAAATAGCCAAGGAATATCTGGTAAACACGGATAAAGGGCAACGGGCTAATGTAACCTTACCCGATGGGACAAAAGTTTGGCTGAATTCTTATACAAAGTTAAGTTATGATGCTGATTACGGAGAGGGTAAACGGGTGGTTTCATTAGTAGGAGAAGCATTTTTTGAGGTAGCGAAAGATAAGGAGCATCCTTTCATTGTGAAGACCGATGATATGGAGGTGGAAGCTTTAGGTACCACATTCAATGTCAAAGCCTATGAGGATGATGCCCGAATTATAGCGACCTTATTTTCAGGTTCTGTTCGCGTATCCGCAGGCAGATACAATGTTATCCTTTCTCCGAACGAGGGGGCAATTTGGAGACGCAAATCAGGAAAACTAGCAGTGCGCAAATTGGATAACTCGAATTATGCGAAGATGTGGCGGGATAATGAACTGGTATTCAGTGGAGAAACGCTCGAGGAAATAGCAGTTATACTAAACAGAATGTATAATGTCCAGATCGTATTCAAATCTGACGAGATCAAGAAATTTCGTTTTACCGGAGTGATTTGTAATAATAGTTTGGACAATATTATTGAATTGATAAGTCTTACTTCGCCCATCACATACAAAACGATGGGAGATACGATTGAACTGAACAATAGGTAA
- a CDS encoding RNA polymerase sigma factor → MKSSSDKIGKQVLQRLKNGDEGAFDTVFWSYNSHVFHFIDSLLYDKTLAEDFTQNVFLKIWERRESINPEDSFESYLFTIARNMVYKESEKRLLSERFLEYIGNQQDFDGQLEAKIDAESLREYVDELVEQMPPSRRNIYYLSRKQHLTNKEIAKQLSISEKTVETQLYRALQYLRVKLADEITVLALLFISSEM, encoded by the coding sequence ATGAAATCTTCTTCGGATAAAATAGGCAAACAGGTTCTTCAGCGTTTAAAAAACGGTGATGAAGGGGCTTTTGACACTGTTTTCTGGAGTTATAATTCACATGTGTTTCATTTCATTGATTCTCTTCTTTATGATAAAACGCTTGCTGAGGATTTTACCCAGAATGTTTTTCTAAAAATCTGGGAACGTCGTGAGAGTATTAATCCTGAGGATAGCTTTGAATCGTATCTTTTTACAATAGCCCGTAATATGGTATATAAAGAGAGTGAAAAGCGTTTACTCTCGGAAAGATTCCTTGAATATATAGGTAATCAGCAAGACTTTGACGGGCAATTGGAAGCAAAAATAGATGCCGAATCCCTAAGGGAGTATGTGGATGAACTGGTAGAACAAATGCCGCCTTCCAGAAGGAATATTTATTACCTGAGCCGCAAACAGCATCTCACTAACAAGGAAATTGCCAAGCAACTGTCGATTTCTGAAAAAACGGTAGAAACGCAACTTTACCGTGCCCTTCAATACCTGCGAGTGAAGCTGGCTGATGAAATCACAGTCCTAGCTCTCCTTTTTATTTCTTCCGAAATGTAA
- the cdaA gene encoding diadenylate cyclase CdaA: MFFEFGIKDFIDILLVAFLLYYVYKLMKASGSIKVFTGILVFILIWLVVTQVLEMKLLGSIFNTLMNVGVLALIVLFQDEIRRFLLTLGSHRHVSALARFFTGTRKEKLEHDDIMPVVMACISMGKQKVGALIVIEHNVPLDEVVRTGEIINADVNQRLIENIFFKNSPLHDGAMVISKKRIKAAGCILPVSHNLDIPKELGLRHRAAMGISQESDAHAIIVSEETGAISVAYRGQFYLRLNAEELERLLTKEN, encoded by the coding sequence GTGTTTTTTGAATTTGGCATAAAAGATTTTATAGACATTCTTCTGGTTGCTTTCCTACTATACTATGTCTACAAGCTGATGAAAGCATCCGGTTCTATCAAAGTATTTACCGGAATTTTGGTATTTATCTTGATTTGGTTAGTAGTGACGCAGGTACTTGAGATGAAACTGTTGGGCTCTATTTTCAATACTTTGATGAATGTAGGAGTCTTGGCGCTTATTGTACTTTTTCAGGATGAGATCCGCCGTTTTTTATTGACGCTTGGATCGCACCGGCATGTCAGTGCTTTAGCACGTTTTTTTACGGGTACACGGAAAGAGAAATTGGAACATGATGATATAATGCCCGTTGTCATGGCGTGCATCAGCATGGGTAAACAGAAAGTCGGTGCCTTGATCGTGATAGAACATAATGTTCCTCTTGATGAAGTAGTCCGTACGGGAGAAATTATCAATGCAGATGTCAATCAGCGTTTGATAGAAAATATATTTTTTAAAAACAGCCCATTGCACGATGGCGCAATGGTGATCAGCAAGAAACGGATAAAAGCAGCAGGATGCATCTTGCCCGTCTCGCACAATCTGGATATACCGAAAGAACTCGGGCTTCGTCATAGGGCTGCAATGGGAATATCACAGGAGTCTGATGCTCATGCCATTATTGTTTCAGAAGAAACTGGAGCGATCTCTGTGGCTTATCGGGGGCAATTCTATCTTCGTCTCAATGCAGAAGAACTGGAGAGGTTGCTGACAAAAGAAAATTGA
- the folP gene encoding dihydropteroate synthase, with amino-acid sequence MIASKHKYLNVNGHLLDLSVPQVMGILNVTPDSFYAGSRMQTEEDIANRAAQILEEGASIIDIGAYSSRPDAENISPKEEIRRLKTGLDILNRDYPDAVISVDTFRAEVAEWCVKEHGVAIINDIAAGEMDPGMFETVARLGVPYIMMHMQGTPQTMHKNPHYDNLLKEIFIYFARKIQQLRDLGVKDIIIDPGFGFGKTLGHNYELMAHLEEFSVFGLPLLVGVSRKSMIYRLLGGTPVESLNGTAVLDTIALMKGADILRVHDVREAVEAVKIVKRVTDCNL; translated from the coding sequence ATGATCGCATCAAAGCATAAATATTTAAATGTTAATGGGCATTTGCTTGATCTTTCTGTTCCTCAGGTTATGGGAATTCTGAATGTTACTCCTGATTCATTTTATGCCGGAAGCCGGATGCAGACAGAAGAGGATATTGCTAACCGTGCCGCACAAATCCTTGAAGAAGGAGCTTCAATTATAGACATTGGTGCTTATTCTTCTCGTCCTGATGCCGAGAATATCTCTCCGAAGGAGGAAATTCGCCGTTTGAAAACTGGATTGGATATTCTGAACCGTGACTATCCGGACGCAGTTATTTCTGTCGATACGTTCCGGGCTGAAGTAGCGGAATGGTGTGTGAAGGAGCATGGAGTTGCCATTATCAATGACATTGCAGCAGGGGAAATGGATCCGGGAATGTTCGAGACTGTAGCGCGTTTAGGTGTTCCATATATCATGATGCATATGCAAGGAACTCCTCAGACGATGCATAAGAATCCGCACTATGATAATTTACTTAAGGAGATTTTCATATATTTTGCAAGAAAAATCCAACAACTACGGGATTTAGGTGTTAAAGATATAATTATCGATCCGGGATTTGGCTTTGGAAAAACTTTGGGACATAATTATGAATTGATGGCTCATTTAGAGGAGTTCTCTGTCTTTGGACTGCCATTGTTGGTAGGAGTCTCGAGGAAGTCGATGATATATCGGCTTTTGGGAGGCACTCCAGTGGAATCGTTGAACGGAACAGCGGTGCTTGACACCATCGCTTTGATGAAGGGGGCGGATATTCTTCGTGTACACGACGTTCGCGAGGCAGTAGAGGCTGTGAAGATTGTGAAGAGAGTTACAGATTGTAATTTATAA
- a CDS encoding tetratricopeptide repeat-containing sensor histidine kinase: MKDFNVDSTLYVYYQQCKGYIQSPIVLTMSDTLFQMAKSQNDQRMQAVALCTKLDFYYFHAQEDSIVSWVERIKEFALTTNQSKYYYFAWGKRLILYYIKSGKINTALYQSQLMLKDAIKRDDKEGMAYCYDCIGDIYIIKKLNEQAINAKLKAVEIIETYNLNSYNLFSKLATIAKLYSELSQPQKAIETIEKGEKYIYTSLHKADQKLSYVYYYLVLKQYDKAQKYLKEAEDIHAKDKRLKHQRKNLLDAEESYYRHTGQFQKALKILEYQEKIVQSMGEDQTELDVMLKRGDLYYQMGQKAIAADYLYNYITLSDSANNVNEQSAVTEFSTILNLEKLKTEKKELELKSKEEQLKYNRNFIILLAIILFIVVVLFYREYHLNKRLKISERQLVLKNKKLTESEENLRKARDKAEKASEMKTSFIRNMTHEIRTPLNSIVGFSQIIASQFKKDEDTYEFANIIGENSDKLLKLIDDVLNISDLESSEELVLTSTRINSCCQNSLERVRPYIPKSVTLEFHPAYDDLTIQTDEECISKILFNLLHNAAKFTEKGQIILAYTLSESKEKLVITVTDTGIGIPADKQEEVFERFTKISSFSQGCGLGLPLSKLLAQKLGGDLRIDKNYLSGCRFVLTLPINT; encoded by the coding sequence ATGAAAGACTTTAATGTTGACAGTACTCTTTACGTCTACTATCAGCAATGCAAAGGCTATATTCAATCGCCAATCGTTTTGACCATGTCCGATACGCTTTTCCAAATGGCAAAAAGCCAAAATGATCAAAGAATGCAAGCTGTAGCCCTCTGCACCAAACTCGACTTTTATTATTTCCACGCTCAAGAAGACAGTATAGTGTCATGGGTGGAACGAATCAAAGAGTTCGCATTAACTACTAATCAATCCAAATATTATTATTTTGCATGGGGAAAACGATTGATCTTGTACTATATTAAAAGTGGGAAAATCAATACAGCCCTTTATCAGTCGCAACTTATGCTGAAAGATGCCATAAAAAGAGACGATAAAGAAGGTATGGCATATTGTTACGATTGCATCGGTGATATCTATATAATCAAGAAACTGAATGAGCAAGCAATCAATGCCAAATTAAAAGCAGTTGAAATAATTGAAACATACAATCTGAATTCATATAATTTGTTCAGCAAACTTGCAACAATCGCAAAGCTTTATTCAGAACTGTCACAACCTCAAAAAGCAATTGAAACAATAGAGAAAGGAGAAAAGTATATTTATACAAGCCTCCATAAAGCAGATCAGAAACTAAGTTATGTTTATTACTATTTAGTACTGAAACAATATGATAAGGCACAGAAATACCTGAAAGAAGCAGAAGATATTCACGCTAAAGATAAAAGGTTAAAGCATCAAAGAAAAAACTTGTTGGATGCAGAAGAGTCCTACTACAGACACACCGGACAATTTCAAAAAGCACTAAAGATATTAGAATATCAAGAGAAAATAGTACAATCAATGGGAGAAGACCAGACTGAATTGGATGTTATGTTAAAAAGAGGAGACTTATACTACCAAATGGGACAAAAAGCCATTGCTGCCGATTATTTATATAATTACATTACATTATCAGACTCTGCCAATAACGTGAACGAACAATCGGCCGTCACCGAGTTTTCAACCATTTTAAACCTCGAAAAATTAAAAACCGAAAAAAAGGAACTTGAACTTAAATCTAAAGAAGAGCAACTTAAGTATAACCGGAACTTCATTATTCTTTTAGCAATTATTCTTTTTATCGTGGTCGTTCTCTTTTATAGGGAATATCACTTGAACAAACGGTTAAAAATATCCGAAAGACAGTTAGTTTTGAAAAATAAAAAGTTGACGGAATCGGAGGAAAACCTTCGAAAAGCAAGGGATAAAGCTGAAAAAGCCAGTGAAATGAAAACGTCTTTCATAAGAAATATGACACATGAAATACGAACACCGCTTAATTCCATCGTAGGATTTTCACAAATTATCGCCAGCCAGTTCAAGAAAGACGAAGATACGTATGAATTTGCCAATATCATTGGTGAGAACAGCGATAAATTACTGAAATTGATTGATGATGTTTTGAATATTTCCGATCTTGAATCGAGTGAAGAGCTAGTCTTAACATCTACCCGAATCAATAGTTGCTGCCAGAACAGTCTGGAAAGAGTTCGTCCATACATCCCTAAAAGTGTGACTCTTGAATTCCACCCGGCATATGATGACCTGACAATACAGACTGATGAAGAATGCATCTCCAAAATTCTTTTTAATCTGCTCCATAATGCTGCTAAATTCACTGAAAAAGGACAGATTATTTTAGCTTATACCTTATCGGAAAGCAAAGAAAAACTTGTTATAACAGTAACGGATACCGGCATAGGCATACCTGCCGACAAACAAGAAGAGGTCTTCGAACGGTTTACAAAAATAAGTAGTTTTTCACAAGGATGTGGTTTAGGATTACCCCTCAGCAAACTGTTGGCACAGAAGTTAGGTGGCGATCTTAGAATCGACAAGAATTACCTATCGGGATGCAGATTTGTACTGACACTCCCTATAAACACATAA
- a CDS encoding ATP-binding protein, whose amino-acid sequence MLQYIFNKAICIFILTVICLSQSIHAEHSTEPDSIMIALYKRCKSNIKHPVALEICDTLCLLAKQSNNKHMKIIALCAKLDYFYYQNDKANILKYVKKVKQKSREYNELKYYYFAWGDRLITYYLKQNQINTAMYETEKMLKAVQNDNYPKGLATCYHSLANIYITQENNALAYENFRREIDILEKNHMDDLNLPTEYAALSQCAIQIGRIDEAKEALNKALPLAKSIYQKFNVQKAYALLHIKTKELDKAQKAIQQMEKLADQQKDRSINNNAYRNVLTQYYCATKQYQAALETIHQIAQDSLGNASEGLNYILTKRQGDIYWEMNNMPQSARFYRDYIQSTDSIRNITIQNSANEIASLLGIERLENEKNQLLLHIQKEELLVNRIAVLSLSILLITGGVFFMRTYKLNKKLRNSENTVTRQYHKLKEKEKELCIAKERAENASMMKTTFIQNMSHEIRTPLNSIVGFSQVLTSYFKEDNETKEFASIIETSSVNLLRLINDVLDISYLDESEKLEYSTTSDINDSCLISIEQAQSSVKPGINLIFHPERDSLMIKTNPDRVSQVLTHLLLNAAKFTTEGSISLTYSLTQDNKYIKYTVEDTGKGIPVEKQEFVFQRFAKLDNFSQGTGLGLSICRIIAEKMGGNLTIDKEYIQGCRFIFTLPLILAE is encoded by the coding sequence ATGTTACAATATATTTTCAATAAAGCAATATGTATTTTCATATTAACGGTGATATGCCTTTCACAATCTATTCATGCTGAACATTCTACAGAGCCTGACAGTATCATGATTGCTCTTTACAAAAGATGCAAATCAAACATCAAGCATCCGGTTGCATTAGAAATATGCGACACACTTTGCCTATTGGCTAAACAATCCAACAATAAGCATATGAAAATCATTGCACTCTGCGCCAAACTCGATTATTTTTACTATCAGAATGATAAAGCAAACATTCTGAAATATGTCAAAAAGGTCAAGCAGAAAAGCCGTGAGTACAACGAACTGAAATACTACTACTTTGCATGGGGAGACAGACTCATTACTTATTATCTCAAACAAAACCAGATAAATACAGCAATGTATGAAACAGAGAAAATGCTAAAAGCTGTACAAAACGACAATTACCCAAAAGGACTTGCGACTTGTTACCACTCATTGGCAAACATATACATCACTCAAGAAAACAATGCACTTGCTTATGAAAATTTCCGGAGAGAAATAGACATCCTAGAGAAAAATCATATGGATGACTTAAATCTTCCAACAGAATATGCAGCATTATCGCAATGCGCCATCCAAATTGGTCGCATCGATGAGGCAAAAGAAGCCTTAAACAAGGCACTACCATTAGCCAAAAGCATATATCAGAAATTTAATGTACAAAAAGCATACGCTTTGTTACATATCAAAACCAAAGAATTAGACAAAGCGCAAAAGGCGATCCAACAAATGGAAAAACTGGCAGATCAGCAAAAAGACCGATCGATCAACAATAACGCATACCGCAATGTCCTGACGCAATACTACTGTGCCACCAAACAATATCAGGCAGCTTTAGAAACCATACATCAAATTGCACAGGATTCTCTCGGCAATGCTTCTGAAGGATTGAATTACATTCTTACCAAACGACAGGGAGATATTTATTGGGAAATGAATAACATGCCACAGTCCGCACGGTTCTACCGCGATTACATCCAATCGACCGATTCAATAAGAAATATAACCATACAAAATTCAGCCAATGAGATTGCATCTCTATTAGGAATAGAAAGGCTGGAAAATGAAAAGAACCAGTTACTTTTACATATTCAGAAAGAAGAACTATTAGTCAATCGCATAGCTGTTCTCTCACTGAGCATTCTTCTGATAACAGGAGGAGTCTTTTTCATGCGTACTTACAAATTGAATAAGAAGTTAAGAAACTCAGAGAATACAGTAACCCGGCAATACCATAAACTGAAAGAGAAGGAAAAAGAACTGTGTATAGCCAAGGAAAGAGCAGAAAACGCCAGTATGATGAAAACAACATTCATACAAAACATGTCGCATGAAATACGTACACCACTAAACTCTATCGTAGGTTTTTCGCAAGTTCTGACCAGTTATTTTAAAGAAGATAATGAAACCAAAGAATTTGCTTCTATCATTGAGACAAGCAGTGTAAACTTGCTGCGATTAATAAATGACGTACTCGACATTTCCTACCTCGACGAGTCAGAAAAATTAGAATATAGCACAACTTCAGACATTAACGATAGCTGCCTGATAAGTATCGAACAGGCACAGTCATCGGTAAAACCGGGAATAAACCTTATATTTCACCCCGAACGCGATTCATTAATGATCAAAACCAATCCCGATCGAGTTTCACAAGTATTGACTCACCTATTACTCAATGCAGCAAAATTTACAACTGAAGGAAGTATAAGCCTTACTTACTCCTTAACACAAGATAATAAGTACATAAAATATACGGTTGAAGATACAGGCAAAGGAATCCCAGTAGAAAAACAAGAATTCGTATTCCAAAGATTTGCAAAGCTCGATAACTTTTCCCAAGGCACAGGATTAGGGCTTTCCATCTGTCGGATAATTGCGGAAAAAATGGGAGGCAATCTCACCATCGATAAAGAGTACATCCAAGGATGCCGGTTCATATTTACATTACCGCTTATACTTGCGGAATAA